Proteins encoded together in one Entelurus aequoreus isolate RoL-2023_Sb linkage group LG20, RoL_Eaeq_v1.1, whole genome shotgun sequence window:
- the LOC133635520 gene encoding calcium homeostasis modulator protein 5-like, with translation MDKFQTVLRFLVNQKATIGYSFMALLTIGGERIFSMVSFQCPCNHDQNFAYGLTFLLGPAVVLLVLGLFFNTRLWRLYTGCCLNPMKLCPRGNCFGCFRVFTSIFTGACVAPLMWLSVALLNGTFYECAVSGRDENLVVDLFCKNKTMKCREELARVPCGRSKLTADERMDLLLMFRAQSQILGWFIIIIAATVGLLGTCYTNCRSKVSFLQRTFWKRYMEKEKEHFDTYTAEYASKLAERNLSSFFDNKNPEPFPFPNHKAWEQISELYTFSRSEQYYSTLHNYVERADRDSPPEKRPVLDLERGMEMK, from the exons ATGGATAAATTCCAAACTGTCCTGCGTTTCCTCGTGAACCAGAAAGCCACCATCGGCTACAGTTTTATGGCTCTCCTGACAATAGGCGGAGAGCGGATCTTCTCCATGGTCTCCTTTCAATGCCCCTGCAACCACGACCAGAACTTTGCCTACGGGCTCACGTTCCTGCTCGGCCCCGCCGTTGTGCTGCTGGTCTTGGGTCTGTTCTTCAACACCAGGCTGTGGAGGCTTTACACGGGGTGCTGCCTCAATCCCATGAAGCTCTGCCCGCGTGGAAACTGCTTTGGGTGCTTCAGAGTGTTCACAAGCATCTTCACGGGAGCTTGCGTGGCTCCGTTGATGTGGCTCTCCGTGGCTCTGCTCAACGGGACCTTTTACGAGTGCGCCGTCAGCGGCCGCGATGAAAACCTGGTGGTGGATCTGTTCTGCAAAAACAAAACCATGAAGTGTCGAGAGGAGCTGGCCCGGGTACCCTGTGGCAGGTCCAAGTTAACTGCTGATGAGCGCATGGATCTACTGCTGATGTTCAGGGCACAATCCCAG ATTCTGGGTTGGTTCATCATCATTATCGCCGCCACAGTCGGCCTTTTGGGCACCTGCTACACCAACTGCCGCTCCAAAGTCAGCTTCCTGCAGCGCACCTTCTGGAAGCGATACATGGAGAAAGAAAAAGAGCACTTTGACACCTACACTGCGGAGTACGCCTCCAAACTGGCGGAAAGAAATCTCAGCAGTTTCTTCGACAACAAGAACCCTGAGCCGTTCCCCTTCCCGAACCACAAGGCCTGGGAGCAGATCTCGGAGCTCTACACCTTCTCCAGGAGCGAACAATACTACAGCACCCTGCATAACTACGTGGAGAGGGCGGATCGGGACTCCCCGCCTGAGAAGAGACCCGTCCTGGATTTGGAGCGTGGGATGGAAATGAAGTGA